The genomic window GGCTCCCGTCTTTgctattttcaattatttcttcTGCTTGTACCGTTGGCATCTGTGACTCAAACTCTACAGTGACTGACTGACCATCAGGCTCAGGAGCCTGTATTGAGTACATCAGGAcccttttgactgcctctgcaTTGTCATATAACCCATACTCCGCTTGCCATAAAATAGTTGTGATTAACTGTTGTAGGTTTCCCCTAGTTCTAGGTGAACTGAATTTTCTTAACTTATTAGCGACATACTCTCCGAAAACATTATATTCATCTTTCTTCTTTTCCTCATATAAGACTGTTTTGTTTGGTTTAGGTGCAACGTAGAAGCCCGGTAATCCAGTAGGTGACGCAAGTTCACGTTTAATCTTTCtgtatttcattttctttttagtaGGTTCGTATGTTTCAATGTGTGTTATTTGGTACGGATCGTCCTCCAGCCACTCTTCGTCAGAATTTGCGTCTGCGTGCATTTGTCGGACCAAGTTTAGTGTGGCATTCGCACCCTCCTCTGCGTTGTCTGAATCTGTATTTTCTAACACATCAACCTGCAAAATAAACACTGATTAGAGCCACGAAGTGGAACTATCATAGACACATAGACTTATTTTGAAGTTATAAGAGTTGAATGAGACCTACTTCAGGGTAAGGTAAGTATAGAACCCAAAGTCTTTACATTGTTGTCTTTTATCTTTTatagtcaataaaatataaccaaaaACGCTTCTTGAGGTCCATTTATAAACGTTAATAGTCATAAACCACTTATGCAAATTGTAATTCGCCTTGGAATATTTTGGCGGCACATCATAG from Anticarsia gemmatalis isolate Benzon Research Colony breed Stoneville strain chromosome 21, ilAntGemm2 primary, whole genome shotgun sequence includes these protein-coding regions:
- the LOC142982282 gene encoding uncharacterized protein LOC142982282 isoform X2 translates to MKKCSSVVWRFFDRIEDKGRCVSVLCKLCDTQYKYFGNTTNLRAHLINKHPIQWEISQNGSLDNSHFQIIDEEQQATSTPKRRKFGTRSHKDKNVDVLENTDSDNAEEGANATLNLVRQMHADANSDEEWLEDDPYQITHIETYEPTKKKMKYRKIKRELASPTGLPGFYVAPKPNKTVLYEEKKKDEYNVFGEYVANKLRKFSSPRTRGNLQQLITTILWQAEYGLYDNAEAVKRVLMYSIQAPEPDGQSVTVEFESQMPTVQAEEIIENSKDGSQSTECDLGVIQ
- the LOC142982282 gene encoding uncharacterized protein LOC142982282 isoform X1 — translated: MKKCSSVVWRFFDRIEDKGRCVSVLCKLCDTQYKYFGNTTNLRAHLINKHPIQWEISQNGSLDNSHFQIIDEEQQATSTPKRRKFGTRSHKDKNVRFSVSVNKEDSTGSSMPKIEIQRVDVLENTDSDNAEEGANATLNLVRQMHADANSDEEWLEDDPYQITHIETYEPTKKKMKYRKIKRELASPTGLPGFYVAPKPNKTVLYEEKKKDEYNVFGEYVANKLRKFSSPRTRGNLQQLITTILWQAEYGLYDNAEAVKRVLMYSIQAPEPDGQSVTVEFESQMPTVQAEEIIENSKDGSQSTECDLGVIQ